A genomic stretch from Spiroplasma endosymbiont of Clivina fossor includes:
- the gyrA gene encoding DNA gyrase subunit A, translating to MNLDKQHNVKDIDISKEMQESFLEYAMSVIVSRAIPDVRDGLKPVHRRILYAMYDLGITYDKPYKKSARITGEIIGKYHPHGDTAVYYSMVRMAQEFSSRYPLVDGQGNFGSIDGDNPAAMRYTESRMSKLANELVNDMNKDTVDFVDNYDSTEREPKVLPASFPNLLVNGSKGIAVSITTDIPPHNLNEVIDALIYVLENPQVTVEQLISQDIVKGPDFPTGASIIGNQRIRKAYLTGRDTITVRGKVSEETFKNGRKALIINEIPYQLNKTRLIERISHLVKNKEIQGIYALRDESNHEGIRVVMELKNDVSSKILLNKLYKMTPLQSTHSINLIALNNGRPKLMNLLQILQAYLEHQFVVLVRKTKFELQKNQERAHICEGLVIALSNIDAIVRLIKKTNVPAEAIDKLVSEFALSKIQAQAILQMRLQRLTGLEQVKLEEELQTLNAEIAQCQKILQDVGEQTKIISKQLITIKNNYGDPRRTIVTSDEEDITIDKISLIKNEPVVIIFSENGYIKRLNLDEYRTQKRGGTGVNTINLGETDDTRIIIIANTHDDILFFSDVGKVYRLKAYEISSFSRVARGTPIINLINIERKEKIKTLIAVNSENSKQYLFFITKNGIVKRTAISEFDSIRKTGKIAIDFKTNDSLVEVLLTTGDTKIIIATSNGKAIHFNEKEIRLLQRKATGIKGIMLDNDCFVIGGCTSATGSNIITISENGLSKITPLQSFRLTKRATKGVKAMKLTPKTGDIVMIKAIKGNEEMLIVTNNGIGIRVNLSEMKISQRNSSGVKLIKLKSEQKIKTSAIISVN from the coding sequence ATGAATTTAGATAAGCAACATAATGTCAAGGATATTGATATTAGTAAAGAAATGCAAGAAAGTTTTTTAGAATATGCAATGTCAGTTATTGTTTCCCGAGCGATTCCTGATGTTCGTGATGGTTTAAAACCAGTGCATCGCCGAATTTTATATGCTATGTATGATTTAGGAATAACTTATGATAAACCATATAAAAAATCAGCTCGAATTACGGGAGAAATTATTGGGAAATATCACCCGCATGGTGATACTGCTGTGTATTATTCAATGGTCAGAATGGCACAAGAATTTTCATCACGCTATCCGTTAGTTGATGGTCAAGGAAATTTTGGTTCGATTGATGGCGATAATCCAGCCGCGATGCGTTATACGGAATCACGAATGAGTAAATTAGCTAATGAATTAGTAAATGATATGAATAAGGATACAGTAGATTTTGTTGATAATTATGATAGTACCGAACGAGAACCGAAAGTATTACCAGCATCTTTTCCTAACTTACTAGTTAACGGTTCAAAAGGAATTGCTGTTAGTATTACAACTGATATTCCGCCACATAACTTAAATGAAGTTATTGATGCTTTAATTTATGTGTTGGAAAATCCTCAGGTTACCGTTGAACAATTAATTTCGCAAGATATTGTTAAAGGACCAGACTTTCCCACGGGAGCAAGTATTATTGGTAATCAAAGAATTAGAAAAGCTTATTTAACAGGTCGTGATACGATTACGGTACGGGGAAAAGTAAGTGAAGAAACATTTAAAAATGGTCGTAAAGCTTTAATTATTAACGAAATTCCTTATCAATTAAATAAAACTCGCTTAATTGAAAGAATATCGCACTTAGTAAAAAATAAAGAAATTCAAGGTATTTATGCATTACGCGATGAATCTAATCACGAAGGGATTAGAGTAGTAATGGAATTAAAAAATGATGTTAGTAGTAAAATTTTATTGAATAAGTTATATAAAATGACACCGTTACAATCAACACATTCAATTAATTTAATTGCTTTAAATAATGGTCGCCCCAAACTTATGAATTTACTCCAAATTTTACAAGCATATTTAGAACATCAATTTGTTGTTTTAGTTCGCAAAACTAAGTTTGAATTACAAAAAAATCAAGAACGGGCTCATATTTGTGAAGGATTAGTTATTGCTTTATCTAATATTGATGCCATTGTTCGTTTAATTAAAAAAACAAATGTCCCAGCAGAAGCAATTGACAAATTAGTTAGCGAATTTGCGTTAAGTAAAATTCAAGCTCAAGCGATTTTACAAATGCGTTTGCAAAGATTAACTGGTTTAGAACAAGTTAAATTAGAAGAAGAATTACAAACATTAAATGCTGAGATTGCTCAATGTCAAAAAATTTTACAAGATGTCGGTGAACAAACAAAAATTATTAGTAAGCAGTTAATAACAATTAAAAATAATTATGGTGATCCGCGAAGAACAATTGTTACTAGTGATGAAGAGGATATTACCATTGATAAAATATCGTTAATTAAAAATGAACCGGTAGTTATTATTTTTTCTGAAAATGGTTATATTAAGCGGTTAAATTTAGATGAATATCGTACCCAAAAACGCGGTGGGACAGGTGTTAATACAATAAATTTAGGTGAAACCGATGATACCAGAATTATTATTATTGCTAATACACACGATGATATTTTGTTTTTTAGTGATGTCGGTAAAGTATATCGTTTAAAAGCTTATGAAATTAGTAGTTTTTCACGCGTAGCAAGAGGAACGCCAATTATTAATCTAATTAATATTGAACGAAAAGAAAAAATCAAAACTTTAATTGCCGTAAATTCAGAAAATAGTAAACAGTATTTATTTTTTATTACTAAAAATGGGATTGTGAAACGTACTGCTATTAGTGAGTTTGATTCAATTCGTAAAACAGGTAAAATTGCAATTGATTTTAAAACTAATGATAGTCTTGTTGAAGTTTTATTAACAACTGGTGATACGAAAATTATTATTGCTACTAGCAATGGTAAAGCAATTCATTTTAATGAAAAGGAAATTCGTTTATTACAAAGAAAAGCCACAGGAATTAAAGGAATTATGTTGGATAATGATTGCTTTGTTATTGGGGGCTGTACTAGTGCGACGGGAAGTAATATTATTACTATTTCTGAAAATGGCTTAAGTAAAATAACACCTTTGCAGTCATTTCGTTTAACAAAAAGAGCTACTAAAGGTGTTAAAGCAATGAAATTAACTCCTAAAACTGGTGATATTGTTATGATTAAAGCTATTAAAGGGAATGAAGAGATGTTAATTGTTACGAATAACGGTATTGGGATTCGTGTTAATTTGAGTGAAATGAAAATTTCTCAAAGAAATAGTAGTGGTGTTAAACTAATTAAGTTAAAATCAGAACAAAAGATAAAAACTAGTGCTATTATTTCTGTTAACTAG
- the serS gene encoding serine--tRNA ligase has translation MIDINYLSENIDEVIKRLTTRNADFLYLKKVKQLNMKRKQIITKLEQKQAEHNKQSKLIASLVNKEKTNEIEVLKEDLGSNKLLIETLKQQLLVVASEIKDLLLKTPNIPESTVPIGISEADNVEVKKWNENKALKSTHSHWDIAKDLDIIDFIRATKITGSRFVIYKNAGAQLVRALINLMLDVHYQSGYEEIIPPTIVNANSLITTGNLPKFKEDLFQLQEKDYYLIPTAEVPITNLYQDEIIDGHKLPLKYCAYTTCYRSEAGAAGKDTRGIIRLHQFHKVELVKITKPEQSYDELEKLTNDACKILELLELPYRVIELCTGELGFSVAKTYDIEVWMPSQNKYREISSCSNCEDFQARRGKIRYKAKSQDNAKLVHTLNGSGLAVDRLVAAILENNYQSDGKTVVIPKILQKYLGGLEKITV, from the coding sequence ATGATTGATATAAATTATTTATCAGAAAATATTGATGAAGTTATTAAAAGATTAACAACCAGAAATGCTGATTTTTTGTATTTAAAAAAAGTTAAACAATTAAATATGAAACGCAAACAAATTATTACTAAATTAGAGCAAAAACAAGCAGAACATAATAAACAATCAAAATTAATCGCGTCATTAGTAAACAAAGAAAAAACTAATGAAATTGAGGTCTTAAAAGAAGATTTGGGAAGTAATAAGTTATTAATTGAAACATTAAAACAGCAATTACTAGTTGTTGCAAGTGAAATTAAGGATTTGTTGTTAAAAACACCAAATATTCCTGAAAGTACTGTTCCGATTGGGATAAGTGAAGCCGATAATGTTGAAGTTAAAAAATGAAATGAAAACAAGGCTTTAAAATCAACGCATTCGCATTGAGATATTGCGAAAGATTTGGATATTATTGATTTTATTCGGGCAACAAAAATAACTGGTAGTCGTTTTGTTATTTATAAAAACGCTGGTGCTCAATTAGTTCGTGCCTTAATTAATTTAATGTTAGATGTTCATTATCAATCTGGTTATGAGGAAATTATTCCGCCAACAATTGTTAATGCAAATTCATTAATTACTACGGGAAATCTACCTAAATTTAAAGAAGATTTATTTCAATTACAAGAAAAAGATTATTATTTAATTCCTACGGCAGAAGTACCAATAACTAATTTATATCAAGATGAAATTATTGATGGTCATAAGTTACCGTTAAAATATTGTGCTTATACCACTTGTTATCGTTCTGAAGCGGGAGCAGCTGGTAAGGATACACGAGGAATAATTCGTTTGCATCAATTTCATAAAGTTGAGTTAGTTAAAATTACTAAACCAGAACAATCATATGATGAATTAGAAAAGTTAACTAATGATGCTTGTAAAATTTTAGAACTTTTAGAACTACCATACCGCGTTATTGAACTTTGTACGGGTGAATTAGGATTTAGTGTTGCGAAAACTTATGATATTGAAGTTTGAATGCCTTCACAAAATAAATATCGGGAAATTTCTTCTTGTTCTAATTGTGAAGATTTTCAAGCCCGAAGAGGAAAAATTCGTTATAAAGCAAAGTCACAAGATAATGCTAAGTTAGTTCATACATTAAATGGTTCGGGATTAGCAGTTGATCGCTTGGTAGCGGCAATTTTAGAAAATAATTATCAATCTGATGGTAAAACAGTTGTGATTCCTAAGATATTGCAAAAGTATTTAGGAGGATTAGAAAAGATTACCGTTTAA
- a CDS encoding IS1/IS1595 family N-terminal zinc-binding domain-containing protein — protein sequence MEKIIQELVNTLTDDQFLEFYEKVKQQAELIKKQKRLNEIDQKFRSQGIKCPKCESYHCIKNGHNSEGKQKYLCKNCRASFDAFRNHFIYWSHLNYEQWNLLIQISLLGQSSKTISRFIKTTLKTAWYNRQKLMKSKQLENTQLKFKKLSGKIQIDETFIKEIHKGNFKYKTDPRRIHLDPFATNTKCCIQMAIDNNNNIYVKSTNTKRLQKQWVIKNMNKELINENSIITSDMQKLYFLVAKQTNSTLCVTKTTINPEASYRNLNKISKLQSSLKEALIHYHGLGFTNIQNYLNLWKWKYQHKGLTPNQQTAVLYFNI from the coding sequence ATGGAAAAAATAATTCAAGAACTAGTAAATACTTTAACAGATGATCAATTTTTAGAATTTTATGAAAAAGTCAAACAACAAGCAGAATTAATAAAAAAACAAAAACGTTTAAATGAAATTGATCAAAAATTTAGATCGCAAGGTATTAAATGCCCTAAATGTGAATCTTACCATTGCATTAAAAATGGACATAATTCAGAAGGGAAACAAAAATATTTATGTAAAAATTGCCGTGCAAGTTTTGACGCTTTTCGTAATCATTTTATTTATTGAAGTCATTTAAATTATGAACAATGAAATTTATTGATTCAAATTTCATTGCTGGGGCAATCTAGTAAAACAATTTCTCGTTTTATTAAAACTACATTAAAAACTGCTTGATATAATCGTCAAAAATTAATGAAATCAAAACAATTAGAAAATACCCAATTAAAATTTAAAAAATTATCTGGTAAAATCCAAATCGATGAAACATTTATTAAAGAAATCCATAAAGGAAATTTCAAATATAAAACTGATCCACGAAGAATTCACCTTGACCCATTCGCAACTAATACTAAATGCTGTATTCAAATGGCAATTGATAATAATAACAATATTTATGTTAAATCCACAAACACCAAACGTTTACAAAAACAATGAGTTATTAAAAATATGAACAAAGAATTAATTAACGAAAATTCAATTATTACTTCTGATATGCAAAAATTATATTTTTTAGTAGCAAAACAAACAAATTCTACTTTATGTGTAACTAAAACAACAATTAATCCTGAAGCTAGTTATCGTAACTTAAATAAAATCAGTAAATTACAATCTAGTCTTAAAGAAGCCTTAATTCATTATCATGGTTTAGGTTTTACTAATATTCAAAATTATTTAAATCTCTGAAAATGAAAATACCAACATAAGGGCTTAACTCCAAACCAACAAACAGCGGTATTATATTTTAATATATAA
- a CDS encoding nucleoside deaminase produces MPHIKYMKVAISLAKIAYQNGDVPVGAVIVDPNGIIIGQGYNSKEVNNNPLEHAEMIAIANAAKTLGQWRLNDCVLYSTLEPCLMCTGAILQSRIKKVFFAVSDPKFGTVVSQNQLLDKNKFNHQASYDEGLLELPVKQILQRFFQEVRKN; encoded by the coding sequence ATGCCACATATTAAATATATGAAAGTAGCCATATCCCTTGCTAAAATCGCATATCAAAATGGTGATGTTCCAGTTGGAGCAGTAATTGTTGATCCGAATGGTATTATTATTGGTCAAGGTTATAACTCGAAAGAAGTTAATAATAATCCGTTGGAGCATGCGGAAATGATTGCTATCGCTAATGCTGCTAAAACATTAGGTCAATGAAGACTAAATGATTGCGTTTTATACTCAACTTTAGAACCGTGTTTAATGTGTACAGGAGCGATTTTACAGTCGCGAATAAAAAAAGTTTTTTTTGCTGTTAGTGACCCTAAGTTTGGCACTGTTGTTTCACAAAATCAATTATTAGATAAAAATAAGTTTAATCATCAGGCTTCATATGATGAAGGGTTATTAGAATTGCCAGTAAAACAAATTTTACAAAGGTTTTTTCAAGAAGTTCGTAAAAATTAA
- the dnaX gene encoding DNA polymerase III subunit gamma/tau: MKYLTLYRKYRPNKFSKIIGQNQIVTSLQNAIINDKFSHAYLLCGPRGVGKTSIAKVFAKTVNCLKIINGEACNECYICESFNNNSCLDLLEIDGASNNGVDEIRELKEKISLLPSLCKYKVYIIDEVHMLTISAFNALLKTLEEPPRHAIFILATTEVYKIPLTIVSRCQKFDFKLVNKNNLVQNLITVLEQEQIPYEKDGLEQIALLSSGAVRDSLSILEQIIAYNREVVNLASVNMLFMIPSKAEKIAFLLDIINNKTLKVLQTINNFLQVGVDINNLTIDLINICKEIIIYKGTTNKEILMILDPDDSFPFSILTQEQLLKIIENYLEALNNYRFSNNAIMYFEIASFKNMNYFQNMASIVTTEVSHPDEIITTVESQQVDNKKESLTLNDSELVVAIDDLKQETNKIIIPQNDGENQDEKDENVSETNNISVINKPFIWEMMDYLNVLLQADKYLRTEYSNRWNLINEYLTHSSFQKIAKMLVDTTIVAAMKGAIILSCPIERQATIINNYSFTKNMQEFLKDILVTKNLIIMAVHTPELAYIRQEYYQLRIANKLPTPYGLNFKDYYRQEEDIIVKEKLLDNSVYQTVQELFDNIILID, encoded by the coding sequence ATGAAATATTTAACGCTATATCGAAAATATCGTCCCAATAAATTTAGCAAAATTATTGGTCAAAATCAAATTGTAACTTCGTTACAAAATGCAATTATTAATGATAAATTTAGTCATGCTTATTTGCTTTGTGGACCAAGAGGGGTTGGTAAAACTTCAATTGCTAAAGTCTTTGCTAAAACTGTTAATTGTTTAAAAATAATTAATGGTGAAGCTTGTAATGAATGTTACATTTGTGAAAGTTTTAATAATAATTCTTGTCTTGATTTATTAGAAATTGATGGTGCTTCAAATAATGGTGTTGATGAAATTAGAGAATTAAAAGAAAAAATTTCGTTATTACCATCCCTTTGTAAATATAAGGTATATATCATTGATGAAGTTCATATGTTAACGATTAGTGCTTTTAATGCTTTATTAAAAACATTAGAAGAACCACCACGACATGCGATTTTTATTTTAGCAACGACAGAAGTATATAAAATTCCTTTAACAATTGTTTCTCGTTGTCAAAAATTTGATTTTAAATTAGTTAATAAAAATAATTTAGTGCAAAATTTAATAACAGTGTTAGAACAAGAACAAATTCCTTATGAAAAAGATGGTTTAGAACAAATTGCGCTTTTAAGTTCAGGAGCGGTTCGTGATTCATTAAGTATTTTAGAACAAATAATTGCTTATAATCGTGAAGTTGTTAATTTAGCAAGTGTTAATATGCTTTTTATGATTCCAAGTAAAGCTGAAAAAATTGCGTTTTTGTTAGACATTATTAATAATAAGACATTAAAAGTTTTGCAAACTATTAATAATTTTCTTCAAGTTGGTGTTGATATTAATAATTTAACAATTGATTTAATTAATATTTGTAAAGAAATTATTATTTATAAAGGTACTACTAATAAAGAAATATTGATGATTTTAGATCCTGATGATTCGTTTCCGTTTAGTATTTTGACACAAGAACAATTATTAAAAATTATTGAAAATTACTTAGAGGCGTTAAATAATTATCGTTTTAGTAACAACGCAATAATGTATTTTGAAATTGCTTCGTTTAAAAATATGAATTACTTTCAAAATATGGCTTCAATAGTAACGACTGAGGTTAGTCATCCTGATGAAATAATTACTACTGTCGAAAGCCAGCAAGTTGACAATAAAAAAGAATCATTAACATTAAATGATTCGGAGTTAGTAGTAGCGATTGATGATTTAAAACAAGAGACCAATAAGATAATTATACCACAAAATGATGGTGAAAACCAAGATGAAAAAGATGAAAATGTTTCTGAAACTAATAATATTAGTGTTATTAATAAACCTTTTATTTGAGAAATGATGGATTATCTTAATGTTTTATTGCAAGCTGATAAGTATTTAAGAACAGAATATAGTAATCGTTGAAATTTGATTAATGAGTATTTAACTCATAGTTCGTTTCAGAAGATTGCTAAAATGTTAGTTGATACAACAATTGTCGCTGCCATGAAGGGGGCAATTATTTTATCTTGTCCTATTGAACGCCAAGCAACAATTATTAATAATTATAGTTTTACTAAAAATATGCAAGAATTTTTAAAAGATATTTTGGTTACGAAAAATTTAATTATTATGGCGGTTCATACGCCAGAATTAGCATATATTCGCCAAGAATATTATCAATTACGAATTGCTAATAAGTTACCAACGCCATATGGGCTTAATTTTAAAGATTATTATCGTCAAGAAGAAGATATTATTGTCAAAGAGAAGTTATTAGATAATTCAGTTTATCAAACGGTGCAAGAATTATTTGATAATATTATCTTAATTGACTAA
- a CDS encoding toprim domain-containing protein produces the protein MYDLSRYEKGTKCSLHCLCIVSNWQDLWTLENHQVFNGTYHILMQEIDLQKGISPNDLSLDLLLTRVSNKKWQEIIIATSPTINGELTAQYINELLKNYSDVSITRIAHRLPVGATIHYADQFTLKKSLEGRKKLS, from the coding sequence ATGTACGATTTGTCAAGATACGAAAAGGGAACAAAATGTTCTTTGCATTGTCTTTGCATTGTTAGTAATTGGCAAGATTTATGAACATTAGAAAATCATCAAGTATTTAATGGCACGTATCATATTTTGATGCAAGAAATTGATTTACAAAAAGGTATTTCACCAAATGATTTATCTTTAGATTTATTGTTAACTCGTGTTAGTAATAAAAAGTGACAAGAAATAATTATTGCTACTAGTCCAACAATTAATGGGGAATTAACAGCGCAATATATTAATGAATTATTAAAAAATTATTCTGATGTTTCAATTACTAGAATTGCTCACCGTTTACCAGTAGGAGCAACAATTCATTATGCTGATCAGTTTACATTAAAAAAATCATTAGAAGGTAGAAAAAAATTATCGTAA
- the tmk gene encoding dTMP kinase has protein sequence MNSKPFFISLEGTEGSGKTTVGQMLKEKLRQENYDVILTREPGGVKISEQIREIILDKGNSEMDKWTEALLYIAARRQHTVEVILPALQDNKIVICDRFIDSTSAYQGLGRGLGIITLNDIQNTIIGNAKPDLTIFFDLEPEIGLKRIKDFRTMSELNRLDLEQLDFHQKVYEGYRILLSQNPQRIKAINAKPDIKIVFEQVWVLVQKHLLTLNMNVN, from the coding sequence GTGAATTCAAAACCATTTTTTATATCATTAGAAGGAACTGAAGGTTCGGGAAAAACAACTGTTGGGCAAATGCTAAAAGAAAAATTACGTCAAGAAAATTATGATGTAATTTTAACTCGTGAACCAGGAGGAGTAAAAATTTCGGAACAAATTCGAGAAATTATTTTAGATAAAGGAAATTCCGAAATGGATAAATGAACGGAAGCCTTGTTGTATATTGCTGCTAGAAGGCAACATACGGTTGAAGTTATTTTACCAGCATTGCAAGATAATAAAATTGTTATTTGTGATCGTTTTATTGATTCCACCTCAGCTTATCAAGGTTTAGGTCGTGGTTTAGGAATTATAACTTTAAATGATATTCAAAATACTATTATTGGTAATGCCAAACCGGACTTAACAATTTTTTTTGATCTTGAACCAGAAATTGGTTTAAAACGGATTAAAGATTTTAGAACGATGTCAGAATTAAATCGCTTGGATTTAGAACAATTAGACTTTCATCAAAAGGTTTATGAAGGATATCGAATTTTACTTAGTCAGAATCCGCAACGCATTAAAGCAATTAATGCTAAACCAGATATAAAAATTGTTTTTGAACAAGTGTGAGTTTTAGTACAAAAGCATTTGCTTACTTTAAATATGAATGTTAATTAG
- the tilS gene encoding tRNA lysidine(34) synthetase TilS: MKKFYESLDIQEKYLLGISGGTDSMFLLDNLYQAGFKIFVVHINYQKRTNSGQDELIVVNYCLKNNIEYAVLRVKPEQYRKENFQNQARKIRYDFFMKIAKKQKIFNLVIAHQFNDLLETYLLQKQRKSLVSYYGLPFKRKIKNLTVFRPMLAVKKQMILDYLEKNQLNFQVDATNELDIYVRNVIRKKIACFSKLEINNLLQEINAKNILLKEEQQKIRKLLVLMTIGDKINYKSFLLLEEKWQQKLIYQYLLTIDDELITKNYLKKILNSVLKSNKPNIHIKLNDQWIFIKEYEFIYLSKPIIKDNYCYTITNLKNFKSRYLVLKLKNNGNIKGMGFFVANDEFPIYVKCNASNEKIKTKNGTQKINRLFINNRISFQQRINWPVIYNCHQQLIAIPMLAVDANHLENKSNWFMLK, translated from the coding sequence ATGAAAAAATTTTATGAAAGTCTTGATATTCAAGAAAAATATTTATTAGGAATTTCTGGCGGGACTGATAGTATGTTTTTGCTAGATAATTTGTATCAAGCAGGATTTAAAATTTTTGTTGTTCATATTAATTATCAAAAAAGAACTAATAGTGGGCAAGATGAATTAATTGTTGTTAATTATTGTTTAAAAAATAATATTGAATATGCGGTTTTACGAGTAAAACCGGAACAATATCGGAAAGAAAATTTTCAAAATCAAGCTCGAAAAATTCGTTATGATTTTTTTATGAAAATAGCAAAAAAACAAAAGATTTTTAATCTTGTTATTGCTCATCAATTTAATGACTTATTAGAAACTTATTTATTGCAAAAACAAAGAAAAAGTTTAGTTTCCTATTATGGTTTACCTTTTAAGCGAAAAATTAAAAATTTAACAGTTTTTCGTCCAATGTTAGCAGTAAAAAAACAAATGATTCTTGATTATTTAGAAAAAAACCAATTAAATTTTCAAGTTGATGCTACTAATGAATTGGATATTTATGTGCGCAATGTTATTCGGAAAAAAATTGCTTGTTTTTCAAAACTTGAAATTAATAATTTATTACAAGAAATTAATGCGAAAAATATTCTTTTAAAGGAAGAACAACAAAAAATAAGAAAATTATTAGTGTTAATGACAATTGGTGATAAAATTAATTACAAGTCGTTTTTATTATTGGAAGAAAAATGACAACAAAAGTTAATTTATCAATATTTATTAACAATTGATGATGAATTAATAACTAAAAATTATTTAAAAAAAATTTTAAATAGTGTCCTTAAAAGTAATAAGCCAAATATTCATATTAAATTAAATGATCAATGAATTTTTATTAAAGAATATGAATTTATATATTTAAGTAAACCAATTATTAAGGATAATTATTGTTATACAATTACTAACTTAAAAAATTTTAAAAGTCGTTATTTAGTATTAAAATTAAAAAATAATGGTAATATTAAAGGAATGGGATTTTTTGTTGCTAATGATGAGTTTCCGATTTATGTTAAGTGTAATGCGTCTAATGAAAAAATTAAAACTAAGAATGGTACCCAAAAAATTAATCGGTTATTTATTAACAATAGAATTAGTTTTCAGCAAAGAATTAATTGACCAGTAATATATAATTGTCATCAACAATTAATTGCGATTCCAATGTTGGCTGTTGATGCTAATCATTTGGAAAACAAAAGTAATTGATTTATGTTAAAATAA